TGGCATCATTGGTTACCTACCATTTCAATCTGCACACTCCATTAATTTTTGTTCTGGGCAAATTGTAGAACACAATGTAGTTAAAAAAAACATCTTGCTGGATCTTTTGTGCTTTCCCGTGAATAATTCGTTTTAGACAGTTATACTCAAATGGGCAATAAAACGCCAGTGATGTAATGAAACTTCATGATATTATGATTGACAAGGTTTTGTTTACCATGAACAGGACTGGGACAGGCAGAATCTAACCCAGATTGTTACAGAAATGTGTGGCTTTGTGACTATTCTTTCCGGaacctttcttcttcacaaaacaAAAGACATGGCTGACGGTATACACTATTTAATATTCTAAGTTCTAGCTCAGAGTTGATGAAATCTATGCaaaacttttcaaaatttttggaacaCAATTCTGATCAACGAGCATATAATTGGCGAACTTGTTTATGGAAGCACTCGATCTAAACTATCTAGTTTATAAAGCAGGAGTTTTTGCTACTTCTTATCCAAACACACTCCACTGTAAGTACTTGGTGGTTTTCTGATCCATATCTTGTTGTAGGTTCTTTATCTATGAGCATGAAACTTCCTAGATACGCTGACAATGAGGATGGTTTTGGTAGAGAAGACATTCCCCTACGGCGCCAGGAATCATCAAGAACATGATGTATTTTTTcccacatttattttttttttgtattttaactTGTAACTCTTTTTTGTCGAAATAGAGCTCTTTGGGGAATATACCGCAGAAGAAGTGTATTTTATCAATACTGGATCAGTCCTCACTGCCAATTTTACATCGATGAGTTGCAAAAAAGAGTGAAcattttttcatgttttttccGGAGGTCCGGAGAGAAATAAACCCAAGAAGCTAAAAAAGATATCTTTGTGCAATTGCAATAATCGGGTTCGACTCATAGTTATTCTCGACGGTGAACATGTTATAAGAAAAGTGTAATATATAACAAGGTGCACCCTGGATTGATAAACCTTTTGAATCTGCCAATATCTCTTTGTTAGTTGGGAGAGAGTTTGTTTTCAATGaatattttatcatttcttGCTACGAAACCCGTAAAAAAGGTTGAATAacatttttgaaatataaatgaaTAATCGTTAAGAGATTAAGCTTTGTTTTAAAGTAGATACCAAAAGCTTACTtcggccaaaaaaaaaaaaaaaaaccccataaataaaatgtttgattCAGTCCAAACCATAATCTGAAATCATGTTCTAAATTTACATGCCAAGTAGgaaaattttgtaatttatttcaaacttttatctcactattttatgcattttatcaaatatttcgATAGAATTCAAATTGATCGAAATGTAACATAAGTATTTtatatatggcaaaaacttgtgtgagacggtctcacggatcgtattttgtgagacatatatcttatttgggtcattcatgaaaaaatactactttttatgctaagacttaagagtattactttttattgtgaatatcggtagggttgacccgtctcacagataaaaattcgtgagaccgtctcacaagagacctactctttataTATTAACTGTCGAATATTGAATTTTATACTTATACTACTTTCATCTATATAGTTTATTTTAGGTTTGCATTAGGGGTGACAATATATACCGATttgattttatgaaaacatattaaaactatatcattttaaataatcttatataactttaatatatgtttttacTATAATagttgagttttttttattgattagaTATTTAATACTATGTTATCGAATAATAATTATTcttaatagtaataataaacaataaaaatattagtattaaaCATGATAAGAGTACTAACTACTAATAagtaataagaaataaaaatatttgataataagatatatatattattaatataaagatatattttcactattaaatgaataattaacaattataaaaatgataatgttaataaatttaataagaaattcggtttatattttttgataaaatatgGGAAGAGATTTTACGGAAACATAAGGGTATATTAGTAATTTGAAGGTAGATGGGGGGAGAGaactaaaacaaaattaatacaGGGGGGTGAATTGAATTGAAGTTTGGCTATTAAGGCAATTTACCCTTAACCTTAATTGAGCATATTGGGTCGGATCCAAACCACAAAATCTTCGTATCCATTAGCGGACCCGCTCGCTGATGGCAACTGAAACGGCGTCGTCGTCCGCCGCGGTGGCGGCTTCGGCTTTGACGGAGGAGGAGCTGACTCTTTCTGTGAAATGGAGCGGAAAAGAGTACACCGTCAGAGTTTGCGGCGACGACACGGTGGGGGAACTCAAGCGCCGGATATGCGAGGTCACCAATGTGCTACCCAAACGCCAGAAACTTCTGTACCCTAAAGTAGGCTCCAAGCTCGCCGATGATTCTCTGCTTCTATCGCAAATTCCTCTTAAAGCTTCCGTCAAAATGACCATGATGGGGTATGCATTCAAAGTTAATTCATTTTAGCTTAAGTCAGTAGATTTTATCTGTATTGTAACTAGGAATTCAAGTTGGTTGCAGATATATGTCCGGAGAGAAGGATGTTTTGTCCTATGattgtttctttttttcccGTATAAATGAAATTAGGTTCTTCTGAGAAATGTTTGCAAATTTTACTGAATATATTGTTATGTTTGTGAAAAGGTACTTCATTTATGCCTTTCCTCCAAAGTTTGGTTCAGAATAGGTTCTAAAATGGATTTTAGGATACTTTTGGATGAATATAAAGGTGGAAACTGGTAAAGAAATTGATTGGTGGCGGGTTTCAGTTTACCAAATCACGGGGAGGATGATTAGGAACTTTCGGTAAGATCCAGCTAGGGTCTTAGCAACTTTATTGTTTAGCAATTGGACAAGCCATAAACATTTACTGTTTGTGTGGACACCAGAAACCGGAAAAAGAGTTAAACTTGTAAtaaacatttcatttttttttccttactCTATCCTCTGATTAAATTATGTTTATCAATAAACTTTCAATAGGCGGTAATGGTTTGAACTGTTATTTAACCTTTTTAACGGATGAAACGTAACACCTCAGTTTTTTTTTGTTAGGTGATcttttttttgataggaaactaAGTTAGGTGATCTTAACATAAGGATGTGTGTCTTATGTCTATATTGTTGTCATCGTACCTTTATGACTAACCGTTTTGGTGCCTCTTTCAGTCATTTCTTCATGCTTGCACCTTCTGCATTCAATAAACACGAACTTTAAGCTGTTTCATTATCTTTATATTTTGTACCTAAAATAGTGTTTGGGTCCTGTTAGTTATTCTATCCATTTTAACTCGAACAGTGCAGTTAACATGGCTGTGCAGAAATATCCAATAACTCTAGATTTGGAGGTTTATGACTTGttgtatatttgaattttatatcgtTTTAATTCGATTTGCAGTACTGTTGAAGATGATATTATTGTGGATCCTGTGGAGTCTCCAGAGATTATAGATGATTTTGAACTTGGGCAAGATGAAGCCGTGGACATTAAAGATAAAGAAGTCAATAAACAGAAACTGAGACGTCGTATTGAGCAATTCAGAGTAAGTTACTCTCTATCCTCCTTTTCTTTGATTCATCTGTATAATGAGATTATTATGTTATATGTCCTGATTGTTTGTAGGGTAACTATAGTATTTTGAACTACAGTGTTGCTTATTAGTAGGAAAAAATAGGCTTTTCATCTCTAGATGATCTTTATGTCCTTGGCTCTTCATGCTAGATCGAAGTCCGAAATCCCTGCCGTCAAGGTAAAAAACTGCTCGTTCTGGATATTGACTATACCCTCTTTGATCACCGGTCTACTGCAGAGAATCCTTTAGAACTAATGCGGCCTTGTAAGTGTTTCTTGACAAAAGCTCTTTTGTTTTCCTTTTCTGCTATGTTCATCGTTCTACATTTTACGCAGATCTTCATGAATTTCTCTCGGCCGTCTATGCAGAATATGATATCATGATATGGTCTGCAACCAGGTCACTGTTTGCTTCCTCTTCATTATTCTATGTTCTTTCTTTTGAGGGGTTTTATATGATGAATTTGTTCATCATATTCATCGGCACCAACTAGTGTTGTGTGGATTTACGTATATCCGCAGATGTTTGATTATAGAATATGGATATATTTCATTTCTGCAGCATGAAGTGGGTTGAACTGAAGATGGGAGAGCTTGGTGTACTGAACAATccaaattataaaattacaGCCCTTCTTGATCATATGGCGATGATAACTGTTCAATCAGATACTCGAGGGGTCTTTGACTGCAAACCACTTGGTTTGATTTGGGCTAAATTTCCCGAGGTCAGACTTCAtatctttcttatttttatcgTTTATGTGTTGGTTTCTCCACAAgaaaagtattattattatgtaatgTCGGTGACTAGTGAGACTCCTGAAGACCACATTTTTGTTGTTGCATCATTTATTCCCGTCACTAGAATAATAAATCTCCTGTGGGAGGATGTGAATTTGCGTACAAGTA
This genomic interval from Primulina huaijiensis isolate GDHJ02 chromosome 14, ASM1229523v2, whole genome shotgun sequence contains the following:
- the LOC140957831 gene encoding ubiquitin-like domain-containing CTD phosphatase; the protein is MATETASSSAAVAASALTEEELTLSVKWSGKEYTVRVCGDDTVGELKRRICEVTNVLPKRQKLLYPKVGSKLADDSLLLSQIPLKASVKMTMMGTVEDDIIVDPVESPEIIDDFELGQDEAVDIKDKEVNKQKLRRRIEQFRIEVRNPCRQGKKLLVLDIDYTLFDHRSTAENPLELMRPYLHEFLSAVYAEYDIMIWSATSMKWVELKMGELGVLNNPNYKITALLDHMAMITVQSDTRGVFDCKPLGLIWAKFPEFYGAKNTIMFDDLRRNFVMNPQNGLTIKPFRKAHANRSTDQELVKLTQYLLAIAELDDISVLDHKHWESFHEDSVKRRRHA